The Citrifermentans bemidjiense Bem genome window below encodes:
- a CDS encoding PfkB family carbohydrate kinase — MSILVVGSVALDSVETPFGERERVLGGSATYFSTSASFFTDVNLVAVVGEDFPEEHTKFLSSRNIDLTGLSRVPGKTFHWKGRYGYDLNEAQTLETHLNVFESFKPVIPASYAGAEYLILANIDPELQMEVLNQVPNPKVVALDTMNFWISSKPEALKKVISRVDFLIINEGEARQLSGEANLVRAARAIIAMGVKNLIVKRGEYGVLMFNGHSVFAAPAFPLEEVFDPTGAGDTFAGGFMGYLANTGDVSEQGVRQAIVFGSVMASFNVEAFSLDRLKTLSYPEIESRYRSFKKMTHFQGVGEL, encoded by the coding sequence ATGAGCATACTTGTCGTTGGTTCCGTCGCCCTTGATTCCGTCGAGACCCCGTTCGGCGAAAGGGAACGCGTACTCGGCGGTTCCGCCACCTACTTCTCCACCTCGGCCAGCTTTTTCACCGACGTGAACCTCGTGGCCGTGGTCGGGGAGGACTTCCCCGAGGAGCACACCAAGTTCCTCTCCTCCAGGAACATCGATCTCACCGGCCTCTCCAGGGTCCCGGGCAAGACCTTCCACTGGAAAGGGCGCTACGGCTACGACCTGAACGAGGCGCAGACTCTGGAGACGCACCTGAACGTCTTCGAGAGCTTCAAACCGGTGATACCGGCATCCTACGCCGGCGCCGAATACCTGATCCTCGCCAACATCGACCCCGAACTGCAGATGGAGGTGCTGAACCAGGTGCCCAACCCCAAAGTGGTGGCTTTGGACACCATGAACTTCTGGATCTCCTCCAAGCCTGAGGCGCTCAAGAAGGTGATCAGCCGCGTCGACTTCCTCATCATCAACGAAGGGGAGGCGCGCCAGCTTTCCGGGGAGGCGAACCTGGTGCGGGCGGCGCGTGCGATCATAGCGATGGGGGTGAAGAACCTGATCGTGAAGCGCGGGGAGTACGGCGTGCTCATGTTCAACGGGCACTCGGTGTTCGCGGCCCCCGCCTTCCCGCTGGAGGAGGTCTTCGATCCCACCGGCGCGGGCGATACCTTCGCCGGCGGCTTCATGGGGTATCTGGCCAACACCGGCGACGTCTCGGAGCAGGGGGTGCGGCAGGCCATCGTCTTCGGTTCCGTGATGGCCTCCTTCAACGTCGAGGCCTTCAGCCTAGACCGCCTGAAGACGCTCTCCTACCCCGAGATCGAGTCGCGCTACCGCAGCTTCAAGAAGATGACGCATTTCCAAGGGGTGGGGGAGCTCTGA